DNA sequence from the Electrophorus electricus isolate fEleEle1 chromosome 19, fEleEle1.pri, whole genome shotgun sequence genome:
tcctgCACGCTATTCCATCACCTTTAAATACTGGAATTTTTttgcaagaaaaacaaacaggagaggaggtggagtCTTCAGGGATTTGTTCTTTAGGGTGGAGGCAGCAGTCCAGGTGGATGCTGGGTGGAGTGGAATGTTCCAGTCTGGAAGGGGGCCGCCGGACCTTGGTCTGGATGGCCAGAGCGGTGGGGGTCACACCTTCTTAGCCTCTTTGACCTTCTGGATTTCCTGTTTGTGCGAGAGGAAACGGATCATTCCAGAGTGCACGGTGAAGCTCAAAGGAGACGAAGACTCGCTCAGCTCTTGCTGGCAGACGTACTGAAGGTCCCGACTGCGGGACGACTAGTCATTAGGGTTATTCCTAACAGTAAGGCGAGAGCTTTTCTTCATGGTTAAGGCTCATCCAGGAATAACAACTGACTGCCTCCTGGAGGGTTTTAAACCCCTTTCCTCTGTGGCCGTTTAGACCTCAAACCCTGCTGGACACTGCTGTAATGTCCATGGCTGACCACATCAAAGGTGTTATGGTGAAGTGTGAGGGGTGAGGGTCTCACTGGTAGAAGAGCTCCTTTTAATGCCTCATATGCTTCTTCCAGGTGGTCGTTGATGATGACGACATCAAACAGACCCGGCTCTCTGCCTGCAAGACAGACCCTTACCATCAGTTTTAAAATACACAGATTCAGTACAGTCACGCCCATCAAACAttgagacattttttttcttggtgaAAATCAAATCCCAGCAAAGACTGTTAACATACAAGAGGCATGTACTGATAAAACAGGCAAAGTGACAATCACACTTATGCAAAGCTGCAGGTGTACTCGGAACGTTGAAGCTGAGCATTTTAAAACTCACTGATCTCCATGTCCACACGTGCGGCCTGCAGGCGCTTCTGTACATTTTCCTCACACTCCGTTTTCCTCTCCCTTAATCTCTTCTCCTACAAGAAAGTCAAAGAGTTGGGGGTGAGGTAGCTGTGGCGTGCGTGATCATAGCAAATGCTAAACGAGGCACCgcacaagaaaagaaaacagttaaAACAGAATAACGCCATAAGACCTTCTGAATCAACTTCTgtataaaggggaaaaaaaagactgccACATGATCAAACAGAGAAGGTGGGAAGCTCAAACAGGAACACTGAGAAGGTCGAGGCCTGGCCTACTAGCACGTCCATAGATGGGGGCTGGATGGAGATGTAGATGGGGTTGAGTCCTGTCCTCTTGATGCTCTTCACACCTTGCATGTCGACGTCCAAAATGCAGATCAGGTTCTGGCCTTGGACCTCCTGCACTGCGGCTTTACTAGCGAACGCACAGAGATAACGTCGCTGGTGAGCGCACACAGATGACATCACTGCCCTGCCAGACGTGTTCACTAGCAGCTGTTCACTGCCATTCTGGACACATATATGGTTGCCATAGAAACAGAAtcctgttcccccccccccagagcaTCATGTAATTTGGCAAGATGACAAATTTAGAAGAGCTGCAACAAAGTCACCATGGAAAATCATGTTTTTCAAATGGCCAGTATAACAAAGACCAGTATGTAAATGGGCGGTAAACCTGAACAAATCCGTCAACTAATTGTTAAGACTCAGATGTGTGTAGTGACTCACTGGTGTGGATAACGCGTCACACTTACATAGGACACatcaacaataaacaacacaacaaTAAGCGAGAAAGTCTGCGAGTACCTTGTTCCATACATGTTCCCCGAGAATTCCGCACTCTCGATAAACTCCCCGTTGTCGATGCTTGCCTGCATTACCTCTCGGCTCACGTAATGGTAGTCTGGAGCAGGAAAAGTGTGGCAAAGGAAACACGGCACATGGTGGGGATTAGTACCCTGCTTTATACTGGGTGGGGATTAGTACCCTGCTGTGTTCACACTAGTGATGGTCAGACTGGTGAGAGGACACTATAGTCTGGACCTTTTCCAT
Encoded proteins:
- the guk1a gene encoding guanylate kinase isoform X1 — translated: MCCGVSLKSRRSAHGAGPETDNSDPCQSGWRKAPCPCAGAQFTLMCVRLFSRFFSAMAGPRPVVLSGPSGAGKSSLLKQLLQEFDGVFGFSVSHTTRKPRPGEQDGKDYHYVSREVMQASIDNGEFIESAEFSGNMYGTSKAAVQEVQGQNLICILDVDMQGVKSIKRTGLNPIYISIQPPSMDVLEKRLRERKTECEENVQKRLQAARVDMEISREPGLFDVVIINDHLEEAYEALKGALLPEIQKVKEAKKV
- the guk1a gene encoding guanylate kinase isoform X2, encoding MKGASAPNTQKHRDAMREDPAHTAMAGPRPVVLSGPSGAGKSSLLKQLLQEFDGVFGFSVSHTTRKPRPGEQDGKDYHYVSREVMQASIDNGEFIESAEFSGNMYGTSKAAVQEVQGQNLICILDVDMQGVKSIKRTGLNPIYISIQPPSMDVLEKRLRERKTECEENVQKRLQAARVDMEISREPGLFDVVIINDHLEEAYEALKGALLPEIQKVKEAKKV